TTCAGCAGGTGGAGGCTTTGAACTGGGATTTTTCAGCCCTGGTAACTCGAAGGGCCGGTACTTGGGGATATGGTACACAGTTTCTGCTGATACAGTTGTTTGGGTAGCCAACAGAGAAACACCACTCGGTGATTCGTCCGGGTTTTTGAAGCTCAGCGAGCAAGGAGTACTAGTCCTCCTTAATAGCTCAGACAACATTGTATGGTCATCGAATTCATCAAGAACCGTGGGGAATCCAGTATCACAACTCTTGGATACTGGAAATCTTATTGTGAAAGACGGAAATGAAACGAACTCGGATAACTTCTCGTGGCAGAGTTTTGATTACCCTTGTGACACATTCCTACCGGAAATGAAGCTTGGTTGGGACTTAGCTAGCGATTTAGAGAGGTATGTCTCGTCTTGGAAGAGCACAGAAAATCCTGCTCCAGGAGATTTTTCACTACGGATAAGTCGTTGGGGCTTACCAcaacttgttactatgaaaggAGCTAAGATACAGGCTAGAGGAGGGTCATGGAATGGTGTTCATTTTACAGGATATGGATCTAGTGGAATAAGAAACTCCAATCCATTACCTGGGGTTGAATTTCGGTTGAACAAGAATGAGGTCTACTATGAGTACAGGCTCCTAAACAGGTCGGAGTTCTCGAGATATGTATTGAACCCGTTAGGCATCACACAACGGTTCACATGGGTGTACCAAACACAGAGTTGGGAACTTTCCTTTACATTCCAAGCAGATCAGTGTGAAAATTATGCCTTGTGTGGTGCATATGCTACTTGCAATATCAACAACGCTCCAATATGTGCATGCTTGAAGGGATTTGCACCAAAATCTCCAAAAGATTGGAACTCGGGATACTGGTCCGGTGGGTGCGTTCGAAAGACTCCGTTGGCCTGCAGCCATGGAGACGGCTTCCTAAAGTATAATGGGATTAAATTGCCAGACACATCTACCTCATGGTTTAATAAAAGCATGAGCCTCAAGGAATGCAAGTGGTTATGTTTGGAAAACTGCTCATGTACGGCGTATGCAAATCTTGATATCAGGGTGGGAGGAAGTGGCTGCTTGCTTTGGTTTGGCAACCTCATTGACATAAGAGAATTCGCTATAAGTGACGTTCAGGACCTCTATATACGGATGGCAGCTTCAGAACTAGGTAGCTCCTagactttatttttgtttctaaagGTGCATAGAAAAATCACCATATATTTTGACATTAAAATGGAATGGGGTTTTGTCCAcagtttatgtttttttatttttttcctcccCGAGGGGGTTCGATAAGCCAGCAGTTAGAATCAGCATGGTGAAAATCACTAAGGTTTTCGTAGATTTAGGTCCATAATAAAAGGCAGAACTACATGTTCATCCACCTGAAAATTAAGTGAGAAGCAGCATGGCTAAATGCAGCTCATAACATCAAAATTACTGCAACATGAGAGATTGCTCACCAAATCAcacaaaaattttgttttgattgGGATATTTCAGATCACTTTGTGAAAGAGAGCAAGTTCAACAAGAAAAAACTACCAATTCTCATCAGCTTCGCAGTTTTACTCCTGGGAACGATTATAGTTGGATTGATATTGTACATACGGAAGAAGAAACTCAGAAATGAAGGTAAAAATCTCAGACAAGGACTCcgacttttattttatttctgtatATATGATTATAAAATTCAGgaacaaaaatataattcaGAGTATCATGACATTGACAATGAAAAATGCAGTAGATAAAGTGTAACTAATTGCTCACATCATTTTTACCCGTACTGAAGAAATCTCCTACTGTTTCAGGAGTCAGAAGAAATGATTTCAGAAAAGAGTATCTTGGAGAAGACAGGGAGTTACCACTATTTGACTTGACCACCATAGCCAAAGCAACTGATAACTTTTCAAGCAGCAACAAGTTGGGAGAAGGTGGTTTTGGACCTGTGTACAAGGTAACATAAATTCAAGCAACTAAGATGAGCTACTTTGCTATACGTAATTTAAGACTTTTCGAAACGGTAATCCATAGGGCACATTGATGGGAGGGAAAGAAGTTGCAGTTAAGAGACTATCGAAGGATTCTGGACAAGGAATGAGGGAGTTCAAAAATGAAGTAAAAATGATAGCCAGACTTCAGCATCGGAATCTAGTAAAACTTCTGGGCTGTTGCACTCAAGAAGATGAAAAGATTCTAATATATGAATTCATGCCTAATAGAAGCTTAGACTTCTTTGTTTTTGGTATGATTCCCTCCAAAACCAAACATGTGGCTTTTAGATCATACCATCCTTCACCTTTTAAACTTATTTTACCAGGATTCAATGTGACACTAATTAACATGCTTAAAGTTTCTTCAGATGAAGAGGGACGAAAATTGCTCAACTGGACTAAGTGCTTCCACATTATTGGTGGAATTGCTCGGGGACTTGTTTATCTTCACCATGACTCTAGATTAAGGGTTATCCATCGAGATCTGAAAGCTAGCAATATTCTGCTTGATAATAATTTGAACCCAAAGATTGCAGACTTTGGCTTGGCTAAAATATTCGACAGTGATCAAAGTCAGGCCAGTACAAATAGAGTGGTGGGAACCTAGTAAGTATGATCAAACTTGTTATATGATTTATGTTTTACATTGTGTTGTTCTCTTGAAATTCTTTCTCACTGGTCACTGCAATTTGATCTGGCAGTGGTTATATGTCTCCCGAATATGCTGTAGATGGAATTTTCTCAATGAAATCGGATGTCTTCAGCTTTGGAGTTATACTGCTAGAGATGTTGTGTAGGAAGAAGAACAGGGGTTTTTGTCATCCGGATCACCACCTTAACCTTCTTGGACATGTAAGTATAACGAACGTGGTGCTCATATTTTACTTTAAAATAACATCTCGTCTAATGAGATGCCGTATAACAGTATAGACGGTAAGCAGCAATGCTCCAATCCCATGCAATTCTACTAACACATCATATGTGTTCAACTTTTTTTAAAGGCATGGATGCTATGGATGCAAGATAAACAACTGGAATTGATCGATAAGACTCTTTCTGATTCGTGCAATATATATGAAGTGGTAAGGTGTCTTCATGTGGGGCTGTTATGTGTGCAAAGAGTACCTGAGGATAGACCAAGCATGTCATCTGTGGTTCTGATGTTGAGCAGTGATGTTGCCTTGCCTTCTCCAAAGCAGCCTGGTTTTTACACTGAACGAAGTGTCTCTGAATCACCATCAAGCAAGCGTCAATGTTCAGAGAATGATGTCAGCATTTCATTGATAGAACCTCGGTAGATCATATCATTCTTGCGCTTATTGATGCTTCTGATCTGGCCGTTATCCTAAAATGTGTTTGGTAGTTTGACTTGAGCAtgtgtgaaattttttaagGTGATGTACATATTGCATTTTGGAAATCGCCGGACTTAACACCAAATTTCTAATGTGTCAATCAATGTGCCatcttcccaatttttttttattctttttaaacAAACTATATTATCTAAATAAAAGAGAGAGGAAGGTGGGCTACaataagttagcaataatgtggttcaaattcgcttttggcgaaaatcaaacctaagatctcttacttacaagtgaagaggaataccactagaccgtagtactaagtggcgtcATCTTCCCAAATTAAATTCAACTCGAAACTCACTTAACTCTTTGAAACTCAAATTCTATCACATAACTTTTTAAAGCTCAACTTGTGTCTTATTTTGCCTTTTATCATTAAAGTCCGTTTACATTGATTACATCATACAAATAGAGTTGATTGTTAACAAGAGTATCTTCAATATGAAGATACAAATTTAAGatgcaaaataaatttaaattactCCACATCTCCAACTTCcctctttcatatttttcagcACATGCTATGCATGTGCATTTTGGATTGCTAGTATACATTTTAAGAGATCAATACTGCTAAGAAatcctacaaaaaaaaatactactcataaattttttatttgaattcaaTATTATCTTTCTGCTCATAAATTTTTACTTGGCACAAAATCAAGTATAGTGGCGCTCTAATATGTATACGGCCAACCCCATTTAATGGGATAAAGTTTTATTGTTACTGTTGTCACCATTATCCTTGAGTGATGTTATTCTCATCCTAATGTTTTATCTTTTCACCCACGTTTTAATGAAGAGTGTTGCTATTCCCACCCCGATGTCTTATTTCTCCACCCACTCcaaattaaatattttgtttacaaatttatccTCTTGCAAAATGACTTTGAAGGACCTAAACAAAAAAGGATTTTGACAAAGTAAGacctaaaaaaattcaatttaaatatatatatatatatatataagtttagataaaaaaaggaggaagaagactaTAAGAACCATGCCCAGATCGTCCCCTACATCCCCCTTCATTCTTTTTGTAGGGAACCATGCCCAGATCGTCCCCTACATCCCCCTCCACTTCTTTCATGCAAACATAAAACTCATGGCTAAAATACTCACTACGAACCCACAAACCCGTTATTTGCAGGCCGGCCTTCTGCAGATCTGGGAAAAGGCAACTTGTGCCACTCCTCCATATGCGCAACCCGACTGAAACATGCCACCTATTCCATACGCCGTGCATGTGACATCTTTTCTTGTCCAAATCCAACCCACGACAACCTTCTCCAGCTGGGATACAAAATGAGATCTCAAGTTTTCCATTGGTATCACCATAAAATTTCCATTGATAAGGAGTACTAGGCCcaattcatgattttttttttccacaaatcatgagcagattaaacaaacaaaaaaaaaaattgttattttatctttatttattgttaggaatttaaaatattaaggttattttaggaataaagGTGGGTGTAGAGATAGTATCTCATTgtttttacttgtaatagtgGGTGACAAAATAGTGGGGTGGGAAGATAAGAAAAGGGGGTGGGCTTAGTAGCACTCTTAATGAATttttcaattacaaatttgtccatTTGCAAAAAGACTGATaaggacattttttttttaatttttccaacTGATAAAGACATTTTTGTTTCCTCCCAAATCTGCAGCCGAAAATTCAATCTGGGTTTCAATCAATTTTGTTCGAAGAGCTGGAATTGTGCGGAATCAAAGAGGTATGTGATGTCTTcttttgctttatttttttttttttcaaaggttGGCCGTGAGATACGATTTGTCTACCTTAGACTTTTAACTCATATTTTCATCTCCTTTCATTTAGGacggtgtattcaattaagaatttgagagactttaatggatttataaattcatggatttttacagagtttaattgatttgtagagattccatataaaattttgattcaattccctcgaaatctcatggggagagatgagatttgtggatgcttaaaatacattatgaaatctcttcaattccctctaattcctcaactttctcaaactctttaaaatcaatttctaattgaatatacctggaatgttataaacttctttaaaatcctaattgaatacacccagatttctaaggattttaataaacaatcttaaaattctaattgaatacatcttgaattttagagaattacttaaaatcctgattgaatacccctagattcattaaaagaattaaaatatctCACAATcccaattgaaaacaaaaaatcaagagAAGAATCCAGATCACAAACATAACAAAAAGAAGAATCCAACACCAGCTAGAGAAGAATCCCACACCACTAGGATGATAGGATCATGAAGAATAAGGGAGCTGCAACGGATTGGTGTTTCTTGTGCATGCGTAAATGTTTGATTGACCACTTGAGTTACAAACCCTTGATTGCAAAGCCTTCTATTTGTTCAAAAGCTTTCGAACTAAACCAAATAAAACCGAACCTGACCTGAGTTTCATTTGTTTAGTAGGGAATGATTTCTCTATAACACTTGGTTGGATTCGGATGTTAAAATTTTCAGCTTGATTAGAGCTACATCATTATTTAATTGTCaaattgatgatttttttaatagaaatctTACATTGGAACAAATTCGTAAGTtgatgtatgacattgcaatgctTAAAAGATCAAGTATGaatttgttatgcaattcaaagTCGAGGTGGTAAAACGTAAATTATCCAATAAATAGGGAAAACGCTAAGGTGACCATTTTTCAGACCATATATTTGTAAATCACGTGATATGGCAGTTGatagttgatttttttatttttagtgatTTAAACCATCAATCGCCACATCATGTAGTCTACAAAATATGATCTAAAAAGATGGTCACCTCATTTTACCTCccactatttttaaaaattttaatgtcTGTGTATGTTAACGCATGGTCCTTTTCGACCTCAACATAGTACAAGCAGGGGAAAAGACCACGAAAGGCCTATTAAAAGTCAAGGCTCCAAAGAAGAATAGGAAGTTTAAGGCCCAGTGGAATCAAAAGGAAGCACGTCCGATCGCTAAAGCGGACCACTCACCAGCCATGTCCGATCGGAGCAACACAAATTACTTTCCGACCACCAAGGACATGTGGGAAGACTGACAACCTTATGGCACAAGGCTATACGAGCATGCCTACTCAAACACCAATCAGGTTACATGTCAATCACCAATTAAAGCAGAAGTTTAGGACGAGACATAAAGGTGGTCGGGCCCTTGCTCGGGAGTGACATTGTTGATTAATTAAGGCCGAGTAGGTTGCTTGATAAACATTGATCTAAAAACACATTTAATTTTGACTGAGCAAACCTCACTTCAAAGCCAAATATCGACTGATGGTTAAAAAATTTGTTAGCACGTTGGTTGATGCAGGTGGTGCATTAAATGCTAAAAAAAGTAAGATTAGATGAGCCCAAGGCTTTCAGGGTTCATGAAGGGTCTatataagagcaagtccaccgttggtggttgctcgggggacaggctccaggaaagggcccgagggccAGTGGGAGGAAGTCCAACGTTGGCTGGCGAGGGAGCCCGAGCAGGCCCGAGTGCCAGGCCGATGGATTCGTGCCAGCCCGAGCACCTGAGGTGGATCTGACGTCAACTGACGTTAGAcgccttttttaatttttttttctgtcaggtTCTGCAAGTGCGTCCAGGACGGCGATGAGGCAGGTGAGGGCGTGAGGTGGGTGGGATGGGGAGTACGAAGGTGTGTCCAGGACGGCGGGCGGGATGGGGAGTACAGAGGTGCGTCCAGGACGGCAGGCGGGATGGGGAGTATGGAGGTGGGGGTGAGGGAGGAAGCAGGGAGGGTTTGGGGGATGGTGGTGCTGATGAGGTGAGGGTGAATGCGAGGgtgaagaaggtgaagaaggtgaagaagaagaggagccacggtgaagagaagagagagagagagagagagagaaataaataaaataataatattttatggattgggtgagaaaaaaatattaatattttattaccaatTGCTAGGGGGAGGGTTCCAGGAGTGGAGATGCAACTAACAATTACTGCTTATTAAGGGCAGTTATTGTTCActaggtggattgaatagtggattgtcAGGGGGAGGGCTataagggtggagttgctctaaagaGGTGAGAACCTCTTGTAAGGGGATCAGACGACTGAAGGAGATAAAATTCTAGTTTATAGTCAAGCACTATTTGTAACCTTTGAGATCGATATAACCCGAGAAATACAGTAAATGTAGCCTATTTTTTAGGATAAACCACTTAAATCATGAGTCCATTCATTTTAGTTTCAATTCCAAACCCAAGGGCtaattatttcaatttattaaCCTGTAAATTTTGAGCATTAACAATGTGCTCTTCTTCAGGACCTACTTAGGCGTTAGTCCAACTGATTACACCCCtgtatataatttttcaattacttaaatgaataataaacaaaagattcagaaGTAATAAGGTAATGATAATCACAAACGGGCAAATCACACATTGGAGAACCGAACcaacaataattttttatatcaaaCTTGCAATTCATGGGAATCAAATCTAAAACCTATGGTAAGATACCACTAAGGGGATGAGAGTTCGGCAAAACCACATAATGAGCAACCTAATTTAGTATCAAATTCACTATCCATGAAATTCGtatctaaaacctctcactcacttttaagtgaaaaaaaatactacTACTAGAATGTAGTAATAAAAAGGATATTAAGGGAGAGGATAATTGAATTTCAGACTTCAGtataaaaataaaggaaaactaatgaaaagggcttgaaaactttgagttttaatgataaggacaaaataaagggtaaagtgaatagtaccaggattgacttttaagtgtaaaaatatgatttttcattaaaatgaacagtaccgggtacttttcgttaaagttctctaaaaATAAATGCGGTATGTCAGTTGGGCTACGACCTTTGCAACCGTTTATGGCTTAGCACAAACTTTCTACCACAATATCACTTCACTCTTTTTCCCCATATTAAAACATTGTAATGCATTTTCAGGCCATCTTTACCGTTGGTGTAAGTTTTAATCTAACGGATGGGCCATAATTGATGGAGAGTAATATATGGTTTTATGAAATCGTCGTTACAATTATGGATAGTAAATTAAGGAATATTTTCATAGAGTAACATTAGTTTTAGATGAAAGAGTCGCGTTTAACCGTCCAGTTTTATGATTAATTCCAAAGCTCATGATTAAGCGTC
This genomic interval from Malus domestica chromosome 05, GDT2T_hap1 contains the following:
- the LOC103436186 gene encoding G-type lectin S-receptor-like serine/threonine-protein kinase At4g27290 isoform X1, with protein sequence MYSFRNMTMQSLRSIFVCLFLLSFLRISSAATLGTITRSQYIRDGETLVSAGGGFELGFFSPGNSKGRYLGIWYTVSADTVVWVANRETPLGDSSGFLKLSEQGVLVLLNSSDNIVWSSNSSRTVGNPVSQLLDTGNLIVKDGNETNSDNFSWQSFDYPCDTFLPEMKLGWDLASDLERYVSSWKSTENPAPGDFSLRISRWGLPQLVTMKGAKIQARGGSWNGVHFTGYGSSGIRNSNPLPGVEFRLNKNEVYYEYRLLNRSEFSRYVLNPLGITQRFTWVYQTQSWELSFTFQADQCENYALCGAYATCNINNAPICACLKGFAPKSPKDWNSGYWSGGCVRKTPLACSHGDGFLKYNGIKLPDTSTSWFNKSMSLKECKWLCLENCSCTAYANLDIRVGGSGCLLWFGNLIDIREFAISDVQDLYIRMAASELDHFVKESKFNKKKLPILISFAVLLLGTIIVGLILYIRKKKLRNEGVRRNDFRKEYLGEDRELPLFDLTTIAKATDNFSSSNKLGEGGFGPVYKGTLMGGKEVAVKRLSKDSGQGMREFKNEVKMIARLQHRNLVKLLGCCTQEDEKILIYEFMPNRSLDFFVFVSSDEEGRKLLNWTKCFHIIGGIARGLVYLHHDSRLRVIHRDLKASNILLDNNLNPKIADFGLAKIFDSDQSQASTNRVVGTYGYMSPEYAVDGIFSMKSDVFSFGVILLEMLCRKKNRGFCHPDHHLNLLGHAWMLWMQDKQLELIDKTLSDSCNIYEVVRCLHVGLLCVQRVPEDRPSMSSVVLMLSSDVALPSPKQPGFYTERSVSESPSSKRQCSENDVSISLIEPR
- the LOC103436186 gene encoding G-type lectin S-receptor-like serine/threonine-protein kinase At4g27290 isoform X2 — protein: MYSFRNMTMQSLRSIFVCLFLLSFLRISSAATLGTITRSQYIRDGETLVSAGGGFELGFFSPGNSKGRYLGIWYTVSADTVVWVANRETPLGDSSGFLKLSEQGVLVLLNSSDNIVWSSNSSRTVGNPVSQLLDTGNLIVKDGNETNSDNFSWQSFDYPCDTFLPEMKLGWDLASDLERYVSSWKSTENPAPGDFSLRISRWGLPQLVTMKGAKIQARGGSWNGVHFTGYGSSGIRNSNPLPGVEFRLNKNEVYYEYRLLNRSEFSRYVLNPLGITQRFTWVYQTQSWELSFTFQADQCENYALCGAYATCNINNAPICACLKGFAPKSPKDWNSGYWSGGCVRKTPLACSHGDGFLKYNGIKLPDTSTSWFNKSMSLKECKWLCLENCSCTAYANLDIRVGGSGCLLWFGNLIDIREFAISDVQDLYIRMAASELDHFVKESKFNKKKLPILISFAVLLLGTIIVGLILYIRKKKLRNEGVRRNDFRKEYLGEDRELPLFDLTTIAKATDNFSSSNKLGEGGFGPVYKGTLMGGKEVAVKRLSKDSGQGMREFKNEVKMIARLQHRNLVKLLGCCTQEDEKILIYEFMPNRSLDFFVFDEEGRKLLNWTKCFHIIGGIARGLVYLHHDSRLRVIHRDLKASNILLDNNLNPKIADFGLAKIFDSDQSQASTNRVVGTYGYMSPEYAVDGIFSMKSDVFSFGVILLEMLCRKKNRGFCHPDHHLNLLGHAWMLWMQDKQLELIDKTLSDSCNIYEVVRCLHVGLLCVQRVPEDRPSMSSVVLMLSSDVALPSPKQPGFYTERSVSESPSSKRQCSENDVSISLIEPR